The following are encoded in a window of Candidatus Desulfarcum epimagneticum genomic DNA:
- a CDS encoding putative Uracil-DNA glycosylase (Evidence 3 : Putative function from multiple computational evidences) — MEFMEHSFKNRAGSGDEIRQSVRSLFSEIRAGLLSASEDGRVGFERSEETARVMEGWGRAEKDAGTKQGREAEPCRGCGLFENRARMLPGRGDPRARLMFAGNWPEWFWNLDETPDPEGALFLKIVQSTGIDPGRVRVVPLAECPAPGGRRAFGDEIQKCRPSLMGRIQKTAPDIICAMGAEASAALLGKDFPFLSQRGRFHDLKDDRSRGPKRIRVMPTHHPAALLKDPGLKREAWEDIKKIIKEYNR, encoded by the coding sequence GTGGAGTTTATGGAGCATTCTTTCAAAAATCGCGCCGGGTCCGGGGATGAGATCAGGCAAAGCGTCCGGTCCCTTTTTTCGGAGATCAGGGCGGGGCTTTTATCGGCGTCGGAAGACGGCCGCGTCGGCTTTGAGCGCTCCGAGGAAACCGCCCGTGTGATGGAGGGCTGGGGCCGCGCTGAAAAAGACGCCGGAACAAAACAGGGAAGAGAGGCGGAGCCCTGCCGGGGATGCGGGCTTTTCGAAAACCGGGCCCGCATGCTTCCGGGCCGGGGGGACCCCCGGGCCCGGCTCATGTTCGCGGGAAACTGGCCGGAATGGTTCTGGAATCTGGACGAAACGCCGGACCCCGAGGGGGCGCTTTTTTTAAAAATTGTCCAGTCCACGGGAATCGACCCGGGCCGGGTCCGCGTCGTTCCCCTGGCGGAATGCCCCGCCCCCGGGGGCCGGAGGGCCTTTGGCGATGAAATTCAAAAATGCCGGCCTTCTCTCATGGGCCGGATTCAAAAGACGGCGCCCGACATTATCTGCGCCATGGGCGCCGAGGCGTCGGCCGCTCTTTTGGGAAAGGATTTTCCCTTTTTATCCCAAAGGGGCCGTTTCCACGATTTGAAAGACGACCGGAGCCGGGGTCCAAAGCGGATCCGGGTCATGCCCACCCACCATCCGGCGGCCCTTTTGAAGGATCCCGGCCTGAAGCGGGAGGCGTGGGAGGATATTAAAAAAATCATAAAGGAATACAACCGGTGA
- the hisD gene encoding Histidinol dehydrogenase → MSVIPFYDHPSPEAEKKVRAISERGLEIRREDIEYVTEILEDVRKNGDRALLGYVRRFDSDALDMDSLRVSEREMEEAFKKTDPAFLSSLEKAASQVEAFHRLQSPRSWIHADRPGTLLGQLANPVDRAGVYVPGGRGGDTPLVSSVLMGVIPAKIAGAGHVSVCAPSRKDGSLSPHILAAAKRTGADAVYKIGSAWAIAALAYGTETIERVDVIAGPGNMFVTLAKKIVSGSVGIDMIAGPSEVLVIADREANPAFIAADLLSQAEHDPLSSSILITDSRKTADETAGEIESQLKGLSRRDIAEKSMARYGAIVIVKDIDAAIGLSNRMAPEHLELHIQDPFSVIGKIRNAGAVFMGSHTPEPVGDYIAGPNHVLPTAGAARFASALSVDHFVKKTSLIYYTREAFEKEAEDIIRLAGVEGLGAHVNSVKIRLKNS, encoded by the coding sequence ATGTCCGTCATCCCATTTTACGACCACCCGTCCCCGGAGGCTGAGAAAAAGGTCCGGGCCATCTCGGAAAGAGGCCTGGAGATCCGAAGGGAAGACATAGAATACGTGACTGAAATCCTTGAAGATGTTCGAAAAAACGGCGACCGGGCGCTTCTGGGCTACGTCCGCCGGTTCGACTCGGACGCCCTGGACATGGACTCCCTGCGGGTCTCGGAGCGGGAAATGGAGGAGGCGTTTAAAAAAACAGACCCGGCGTTTCTTTCCTCCCTGGAAAAGGCGGCCTCCCAGGTGGAGGCGTTTCACCGGCTCCAGTCCCCCCGTTCCTGGATCCACGCCGACCGGCCCGGAACCCTCCTGGGCCAGCTGGCCAACCCCGTGGACCGGGCGGGCGTTTACGTTCCCGGGGGAAGGGGGGGCGACACCCCCCTGGTGTCCTCGGTTCTGATGGGCGTCATCCCGGCCAAAATCGCGGGCGCGGGCCATGTCTCGGTCTGCGCGCCTTCCCGGAAGGACGGCTCTTTAAGCCCCCACATCCTGGCGGCGGCGAAACGAACCGGGGCCGACGCCGTGTACAAAATCGGAAGCGCGTGGGCCATCGCGGCCCTGGCCTACGGGACCGAAACCATTGAAAGGGTGGATGTCATCGCCGGACCCGGGAACATGTTCGTGACCCTGGCCAAAAAAATCGTGTCCGGATCGGTGGGCATCGACATGATCGCGGGCCCCAGCGAAGTGCTGGTCATCGCCGACCGCGAGGCGAACCCGGCCTTCATCGCGGCGGACCTGCTTTCCCAGGCCGAGCACGACCCCCTGTCCTCCTCCATCCTGATCACCGACTCCCGGAAAACAGCCGACGAAACGGCCGGAGAAATCGAGTCCCAGCTCAAGGGGCTGTCCAGAAGGGATATCGCCGAGAAATCCATGGCCCGATACGGGGCCATTGTGATCGTTAAAGACATCGACGCCGCCATCGGCCTTTCCAACCGAATGGCGCCGGAGCATCTGGAGCTTCACATCCAGGACCCCTTTTCCGTGATCGGAAAAATCAGAAACGCCGGGGCCGTGTTCATGGGGTCCCACACCCCCGAGCCGGTGGGGGACTACATCGCCGGCCCCAACCATGTGCTGCCCACGGCCGGGGCCGCCCGTTTCGCCTCGGCTTTGTCCGTGGATCATTTCGTCAAAAAAACAAGCCTGATTTACTACACCCGGGAGGCGTTTGAAAAAGAGGCCGAAGACATCATTCGCCTGGCCGGCGTCGAAGGGCTGGGCGCCCATGTGAACTCGGTGAAAATCCGGCTCAAAAATTCCTGA